One genomic segment of Mytilus trossulus isolate FHL-02 chromosome 4, PNRI_Mtr1.1.1.hap1, whole genome shotgun sequence includes these proteins:
- the LOC134716262 gene encoding uncharacterized protein LOC134716262: protein MPAVSMATDMDVCDCSSTTADCGYYGEVRTCGIAKDFSRGMDKTDYLKTMSMFPQYCDPDSTIPKPGVFKDCDTTIDKAATWQGVWTEDIAMSYCKNQTDRVIQECGGVVDFMTEDIDNCVHNIKVSGITGWLTVRIRPIVSSNNVEVW from the exons ATGCCTGCTGTGTCTATGGCAACAGACATGGACGTATGTGATTGTTCTAGTACAACTGCAGATTGTGGTTACTATGGGGAAGTGAGGACTTGTGGGATAGCTAAAGATTTTAGTCGAG GTATGGATAAAACCGATTATTTGAAGACTATGAGTATGTTCCCACAGTACTGTGATCCAGACTCTACCATACCTAAACCAGGTGTCTTCAAAGATTGTGACACAACTATTGACAAG GCTGCGACTTGGCAAGGTGTGTGGACAGAAGACATAGCCATGTCATACTGTAAGAATCAGACCGATCGTGTCATCCAAGAATGTGGAGGTGTGGTAGACTTCATGACAGAGGACATCGATAACTGTGTACACAATATAAAGGTAAGTGGCATTACTGGGTGGCTTACTGTAAGAATCAGACCGATCGTGTCATCAAACAATGTGGAGGTGTGGTAG